GGAAGGCCCCGCTCCGCGCCTCGGCGATGGGTTACGTCGCGCTGCTCAATGGTGCGCAGAGCACTGAGCAATTCCCCGGTGCTCGGCGTGCTTCCGGGGCGGAAATCCGCGACTTTGCGCGGTGCAGCTCGGGCGCGCTCCTTGCTTGATTGCTCGGCACGCGACGGGCGGCACGCGCGGCGGGCACGACAGGGGGGCAAGGGGGGCACAGCATGGGCCGATGGCTACGAGTCGAGCGGATCCAGGGTAACGTCTTCCCCGGCTTCAACAAGGACCATCAGGTGTTCTTGGGGCTCAGGTTCGCGAAGGCGGAATCGGCTCGGGCCTGGCTCACGGAGACCCTTCCGGAGCTCACCTCCGCGGCCAAGGTTGTCGCCTTCAGGGCCCTCCGCGCGGCACTCGAGGGGCAACCCGCGCTCGCCGCCCTGCGGGCGACCTGGGTGAACGTCTCCTTCTCCCGGGAGGGTCTCGCCCTGTTCACGCCGACTCCGACCGGCACGTTTCCGCAGCCGTTCGAGCAAGGCATGGCCACGCGAGCAGGCGTGCTGGGTGATACGCCGGCGACCTGGCGCTTCGGCGAGACCAGGGATACGGAGGCCCACGTCCTCGTCGTGATCGGGGCCGATACCGACGCGGACCTCCAGCAGGCGCTCAGCGTTCACCGGCAGCGACTCGCGCGTCACGAGGCCCGGGACGTGCTGCTGGAAACCCTCGGGGTGGACTGTCGCGGCGCGAAGCTCCCGGACGAGATGCGCGGCCGCGAGCACTTCGGCTACCAGGACGGGATCAGTGAGCCGCGGCTCGACGGCCTGACGGGAACGGGAGACTTCGTGCTCGGCTATCCCGACGCCGCCGGACAGGAGTCGTCCTCCGGCCCGGCCTGGACCCGCGACGGCAGCTATCTCGTCTTCCGGCGGCTTCGTCAGGACGTGGCCGGCTTTCAGCGCGATCTCGAGGCCCAGGCGAAGGATCTCGGACTCAAGAGCCCGGCCCAGCTCGGGGCGAAGGTGTTCGGCCGTTGGCCGAGCGGAGCCAAGCTCGCCGACCCGATCCAGCCGGAAGATCCCCGCGTCCCCGAGCCAGTCGAGTATACCGCCGCAGAGTACGGCGCCGATCCGAACGGCGAGCGAGTGCCGGGATTCGCTCACGTGCGCAAGGCGCATCCGCGCGACGCGAATGCCGGCGGGCTCCGCCACAAGCTTCTCCGGCGCGGCATCCCGTACGGTCCGCCGCTCGGCCCCGCCGGGCCCGGCGTTGCTCCGCAGGACGACGGCCGCGACCGCGGACTTCTGTTCGCCGCCTATCAGGCCGACCTCGGCCGTCAGTTCGAGACGGTGCAGCGCTGGCTCAACGACCGCAACCATCCCGTCGCCCAGACCGGACAGGATCCGATCGCGGGCCAGGGCGAAGACCCAGCCCGCCTCGTTCTTCGCTCGTCCGACGCGCTGAACAAACCGTTCGACATCCACCACTACGTGGCGATGACCGGCGGGGGGTACTTCTTCACACCCTCCCTTTCCGCAGTGCGGTTCCTCGCAGACCCCACGACCACGTGGGAAGAACAGGAGGCTACCATGGGCGACGTGATGAATGAGGAGCTCGGTGCGCTCATCAGGGGTGAGAATCCGTACGGAAAGGACCCGCAGGTCAACCTCACGGCGGTGACCAGGGGCGGCATCGGCAAGGCCCGCAACAGCATCGACCCCTTTCCGCCCGAGAGCCGGAACCGGACATCGGCCGAGCCCGAGTTCTGGCAAGGGTTCTTCTGGACGCTCAGCATGGAGAATGGCCCAGCCGAGACCGTCCGGATCAGCAAGGTGCTCCGGATCCCCTACACGGTCGGCGACGAGACATACTTCATGCTCGTCGGCTTCCAGGGCGCCGGCGGACCCTAGCCGAGAGCGCCGGCTACGGTCAGGTGTCCGCGCCGCCCCGAAGGCGTTGACGGGCGGCGCGGACCCGGTCCGGTTCGTCCGTCGTGCCGAGCACCTCGAACATCCGCCCCGCCTCGTCGAGGAGCTGCCGGGCCCGGTCGAATTCGGCCAGGCTGGCGTGAACGGCGGCCTGGGCCAGGAGCGTCTTCGCGAGATCGTTCCGGGCATTCATCTGTTCGAAGATGCCCCGCGCGGTCTGCAGGTGCGCGGCGGCGGCCCCGGTATCGTCCGGGGTGAGGCTTTCCCCCAGGATGCGGGAGGCGACACCCTGTACGTACCGGTAGCCCACCGACTCGCTGGTTGCCAGCACCGCGGTGGCAACCTCTCGCCCGCCCTCGCGATTGCCGCTCCGCACCAGGCTGTCGGCGAGCCACACCGAGCAGGTCGAGCGGTTGTAGAGCACGTGGGTGCCGGCAAACCACTTCACGGCGTCGTGGAGCAGCGGCAGCCCGGACTGAAAGTCGCCGATCTTGACGAGGGCGTAGCCCCGCACCGCGTTGAGATTGGCGACGTCGAACGGCGTCGGGCCCAGCTTCGTGGCCGCGTCACACGACCCCAGCGCGGCCTTGGCGTCACCTCGCTGGACCTGGCTGGCCGCCATACGCGACCAGGCAACGACCTTGAGTCGAAG
Above is a genomic segment from Candidatus Methylomirabilota bacterium containing:
- a CDS encoding Dyp-type peroxidase → MGRWLRVERIQGNVFPGFNKDHQVFLGLRFAKAESARAWLTETLPELTSAAKVVAFRALRAALEGQPALAALRATWVNVSFSREGLALFTPTPTGTFPQPFEQGMATRAGVLGDTPATWRFGETRDTEAHVLVVIGADTDADLQQALSVHRQRLARHEARDVLLETLGVDCRGAKLPDEMRGREHFGYQDGISEPRLDGLTGTGDFVLGYPDAAGQESSSGPAWTRDGSYLVFRRLRQDVAGFQRDLEAQAKDLGLKSPAQLGAKVFGRWPSGAKLADPIQPEDPRVPEPVEYTAAEYGADPNGERVPGFAHVRKAHPRDANAGGLRHKLLRRGIPYGPPLGPAGPGVAPQDDGRDRGLLFAAYQADLGRQFETVQRWLNDRNHPVAQTGQDPIAGQGEDPARLVLRSSDALNKPFDIHHYVAMTGGGYFFTPSLSAVRFLADPTTTWEEQEATMGDVMNEELGALIRGENPYGKDPQVNLTAVTRGGIGKARNSIDPFPPESRNRTSAEPEFWQGFFWTLSMENGPAETVRISKVLRIPYTVGDETYFMLVGFQGAGGP